One window of the Asticcacaulis sp. SL142 genome contains the following:
- a CDS encoding type II secretion system F family protein, whose translation MTEFAALIMEPGNLIAIGVAVLVFFTCLTIGKSLITGQELDKRMKAVAHRRDELRRQSRLNINKDSGLRQRDEGLYKQIVERLNLKTLLEDPKVVDSLAMAGFRGPRPISTFYFFRFVMPFVLAATAALYVLVINPGTLQPNIKLLIIVGALVAGYYAPNIYIQNLASKRRDSIVAAFPDALDLLLISVEAGMSVESAIQKVSQEIGASSIELAEELSLLVAELSYLPERRMAYEGLSRRTNHPGVKSVCTAMIQAEKFGTPLGSALRVMAKENREMRMSAAEKKAAALPAQLTVPMIVFFLPVLFLVILGPIALKIIDMKK comes from the coding sequence ATGACCGAATTTGCCGCCCTCATAATGGAACCAGGCAACCTGATCGCGATCGGGGTGGCGGTGCTTGTGTTCTTTACGTGCCTGACCATCGGCAAGAGCCTGATTACCGGTCAGGAACTAGATAAGCGGATGAAGGCCGTCGCCCATCGCCGCGACGAACTGCGTCGCCAGTCGCGCCTGAATATAAACAAGGACTCTGGTCTGCGCCAACGGGATGAGGGGCTCTACAAACAAATTGTGGAACGGCTGAACCTCAAAACCCTGCTGGAAGACCCAAAGGTGGTCGATAGTTTGGCTATGGCCGGGTTTCGTGGCCCACGCCCGATTTCGACCTTTTACTTCTTCCGCTTTGTCATGCCGTTTGTACTGGCGGCAACCGCGGCGCTTTATGTGCTGGTGATCAATCCGGGCACGCTTCAACCAAACATTAAGCTTTTGATTATCGTCGGCGCACTGGTCGCCGGCTATTATGCGCCAAATATTTATATCCAGAATCTGGCCTCAAAGCGCCGGGATTCGATTGTGGCGGCCTTTCCCGATGCGCTCGATTTGCTGCTGATCAGCGTCGAGGCCGGTATGTCCGTCGAAAGCGCTATTCAGAAAGTGTCTCAGGAAATCGGCGCAAGTTCAATCGAGTTGGCCGAAGAATTATCCCTGCTGGTGGCAGAACTATCCTACCTGCCAGAACGGCGTATGGCCTATGAAGGCCTATCACGCCGCACCAATCATCCCGGTGTCAAATCGGTATGTACGGCTATGATTCAGGCTGAGAAATTCGGCACCCCTCTGGGGTCGGCTTTGCGGGTCATGGCCAAGGAAAACCGCGAGATGCGCATGTCGGCCGCGGAAAAAAAGGCCGCTGCCCTGCCTGCGCAGTTGACCGTACCTATGATCGTGTTCTTCCTGCCGGTGCTGTTTCTGGTGATCCTCGGCCCGATCGCACTCAAAATCATAGATATGAAGAAATGA
- a CDS encoding type II secretion system F family protein — protein sequence MLMTLLIAFLSFIILASLGYVLTADGDGSQVAAKRAQAIAAADPTRAKRQKSQNRTPEERRKQIMLQLKESERKERKARLTLTARMTHAGITPNLTRFWIISGVLGVVCAVGVFLLKPNALVALGAGFAAGYGLPRWVLGFMAGGRQKKFTRDFPDALDILTRGIKSGLPIHDSIKVIAREGAAPLGPEFQRLVDNIGGGRTIIEALDIMYERIPTAELKFFTIVLAIQQKTGGNLAEALNNLSSVLRARKMMREKVKALSSEAIASAAIIGSLPPGVAVMIFLSKPDYIRIMFTDPRGQMMLAAGVVWMLLGILSMRKMINFKM from the coding sequence ATGTTGATGACCCTGCTCATCGCCTTTCTAAGCTTCATCATTCTGGCCAGCCTGGGTTATGTGTTGACGGCGGACGGCGATGGTTCTCAGGTTGCCGCCAAACGCGCACAGGCGATTGCCGCCGCTGACCCGACCCGTGCCAAGCGCCAGAAAAGCCAGAACCGCACGCCCGAAGAACGCCGCAAGCAGATTATGCTGCAACTTAAAGAGTCAGAGCGCAAAGAACGTAAGGCCCGCCTGACCCTGACCGCCCGTATGACCCATGCCGGTATTACGCCGAACCTGACGCGGTTCTGGATCATTAGTGGCGTATTAGGAGTGGTATGCGCGGTCGGTGTATTTCTGCTGAAACCCAATGCCTTGGTGGCCTTGGGTGCGGGCTTTGCCGCCGGCTACGGTCTGCCACGCTGGGTACTCGGATTTATGGCCGGCGGTCGTCAGAAAAAGTTCACCCGTGATTTCCCGGACGCCCTCGACATTCTGACGCGCGGCATCAAATCGGGCCTGCCCATTCACGATTCGATCAAGGTGATCGCCCGCGAAGGGGCCGCCCCTCTGGGTCCTGAGTTTCAGCGACTGGTCGATAATATCGGTGGCGGCCGCACCATTATCGAAGCGCTCGATATCATGTATGAGCGTATTCCGACGGCGGAGCTTAAGTTCTTCACCATTGTTCTGGCCATCCAGCAAAAGACCGGCGGCAATCTGGCCGAAGCGCTCAACAATCTGTCGTCCGTCCTGCGCGCCCGTAAGATGATGCGCGAAAAGGTTAAGGCCCTGTCATCCGAAGCCATTGCCTCGGCCGCGATCATCGGCTCTTTGCCGCCGGGGGTGGCGGTCATGATCTTCCTGTCGAAGCCTGACTATATTCGTATCATGTTCACTGATCCGCGCGGCCAGATGATGCTGGCGGCGGGTGTGGTGTGGATGCTGCTCGGCATTTTGTCGATGCGCAAGATGATTAACTTCAAGATGTAA
- a CDS encoding CpaF family protein, which translates to MFGKRPGDQVKTGFGSKPTPSAAGAPVAVAEPKPAPEPAATRTQALGGKPSVEKATAPEKPVRKPDAAPEKRETVPATAKLAQGLDQLHKAQAVTEIVREQSDYYHATKTAIFNALLNTIDLSQLAQLDHKAAAEEIRDIVAELVAIKNVSMSVSEQDNLIQDIINDVLGYGPLEPLLARDDIADIMVNGAQRVFIEVGGKVQLTNVRFRDNQQLMNICQRIVSQVGRRVDESSPICDARLPDGSRVNVIAPPLALDGPTLTIRKFKKDKLTMRNLVEFKSISPEGARVLGVIGASRCNILISGGTGSGKTTLLNTLTAFIDPTERVVTCEDAAELQLQQPHVVRLETRPPNLEGQGMISMRDLVKNCLRMRPERIIVGEVRGPEAFDLLQAMNTGHDGSMGTLHANSPREAISRLESMITMGGYGLPSRTIREMIVGSIDIIVQAARLRDGSRRITHVTEVLGLEGDVIITQDLFVYEIEGEDKDGKIIGRHRSTGIGRPRFWDRARYYGLERELAEALDAAE; encoded by the coding sequence GTGTTCGGAAAGCGTCCCGGCGACCAGGTAAAGACCGGCTTCGGCAGCAAGCCCACACCCTCGGCGGCAGGCGCCCCCGTGGCTGTGGCCGAGCCCAAGCCTGCGCCGGAACCTGCGGCCACACGCACCCAAGCTTTGGGCGGAAAACCCTCTGTGGAAAAAGCCACAGCGCCCGAAAAGCCTGTTCGCAAGCCGGACGCGGCACCTGAAAAACGTGAAACCGTCCCCGCGACCGCTAAACTCGCGCAAGGCCTTGATCAACTGCATAAGGCGCAGGCGGTCACCGAGATCGTGCGTGAACAATCCGATTACTATCACGCCACCAAGACGGCCATTTTCAACGCCCTACTTAATACAATTGACCTGAGCCAACTGGCACAGTTGGATCATAAGGCCGCCGCCGAAGAAATCCGCGATATCGTTGCCGAACTGGTCGCCATCAAAAATGTGTCCATGTCGGTGTCCGAGCAGGACAACCTGATTCAGGACATCATCAACGATGTTCTGGGTTACGGGCCGCTGGAGCCACTTCTGGCGCGTGATGATATCGCCGATATTATGGTCAACGGCGCCCAGCGTGTGTTCATTGAAGTCGGCGGTAAGGTGCAACTGACCAATGTCCGTTTCCGCGACAACCAGCAACTGATGAACATCTGCCAGCGGATCGTCTCTCAGGTCGGTCGCCGCGTTGATGAATCCTCGCCCATCTGTGACGCCCGCCTGCCGGACGGGTCGCGGGTTAACGTCATCGCGCCACCGCTGGCGCTCGATGGCCCGACGCTGACCATTCGTAAGTTCAAAAAAGACAAGCTGACCATGCGCAATCTGGTGGAGTTCAAATCCATCAGTCCCGAAGGCGCGCGCGTTTTGGGCGTCATTGGCGCCTCGCGCTGTAATATCCTCATTTCCGGTGGTACGGGTTCGGGCAAGACCACCCTGCTTAACACGCTGACGGCGTTCATCGATCCGACCGAGCGGGTCGTGACCTGCGAAGACGCCGCCGAACTGCAACTCCAGCAACCGCACGTCGTGCGCCTTGAAACCCGCCCGCCCAATCTTGAGGGTCAGGGCATGATTTCGATGCGCGACCTCGTTAAAAACTGTCTGCGGATGCGGCCTGAGCGCATTATCGTCGGCGAAGTCCGTGGCCCCGAAGCGTTCGATTTGCTGCAGGCCATGAACACCGGTCACGACGGATCGATGGGCACGCTGCACGCCAACTCACCTCGGGAAGCGATTTCGCGGCTGGAATCGATGATCACCATGGGCGGCTACGGCCTGCCGTCGCGTACCATCCGCGAAATGATCGTCGGCTCGATTGATATTATTGTGCAGGCCGCCCGTCTGCGTGACGGCTCACGCCGGATCACCCATGTCACCGAAGTCTTAGGCCTCGAAGGCGATGTCATCATCACCCAGGATTTGTTTGTCTATGAGATCGAAGGCGAGGACAAGGACGGCAAGATCATAGGCCGCCACCGCTCCACTGGCATCGGTCGCCCGCGCTTCTGGGACCGCGCCCGCTATTACGGCCTTGAGCGCGAACTCGCTGAAGCTTTGGACGCGGCGGAGTAA
- a CDS encoding cellulose synthase operon protein YhjQ/BcsQ, giving the protein MSVKPQSVSYIKPDSRIKDPFDDDAFGGVSGTPDPFGSFDESLTLQAGATSHYAFDESYDGDLDLITPDRPVELAPQALSRVESTTRNGIVDPFADESLMPLKSQAQPAAYTAAAINPFMDDDDYDTVSIPRIGIHFFLESDDSAQVCETVSADRRMTRAQCMVRQGGVAEAIHTYGDQPTPSLIIVESHSRGRDLMNELTDLAQVCDAGTKVVVIGAHNDIQLYRELMRQGVSEYMVAPVQPLQVIKAIASLFTDPDTPFIGRAIAFVGARGGAGSSSLAHNFAYNLSESLQANTVIVDYDLPFGTAGLDFNQDPLQGMADALNEPDRLDSVLLDRMLTKCGERLSLFSAPASLDQDYTAGEDAYEDVTRKIRSSAPYIVMDLPHVWTPWLKKNLITADDVVIVATPDLASLRNAKNIVDLLKTYRPNDAAPKLVLNQTDMPGRPEIPVKDFTAAIGLTPSAVIPFDAKLFGQASNNGQMIAECAPTSKVHEAMTQLTAMLTGRQVEVKAPKSLFAKLFRK; this is encoded by the coding sequence ATGTCTGTGAAACCCCAGTCTGTCAGCTATATAAAACCCGACAGCCGCATAAAAGACCCCTTCGACGATGATGCCTTTGGCGGCGTCAGCGGCACGCCCGATCCGTTCGGCAGCTTTGACGAAAGCCTGACCCTGCAAGCGGGGGCGACATCGCATTATGCTTTCGACGAATCCTATGACGGCGATCTTGATCTGATTACGCCTGACCGCCCGGTTGAACTGGCCCCCCAAGCCTTATCCCGCGTTGAGAGCACTACCCGCAATGGCATTGTTGATCCGTTTGCAGACGAATCCCTGATGCCACTGAAATCTCAGGCACAACCGGCAGCCTACACCGCGGCGGCGATCAATCCGTTCATGGATGATGACGATTACGACACCGTATCGATCCCGCGCATCGGCATCCATTTCTTTCTGGAATCTGACGACAGCGCTCAGGTGTGCGAGACCGTATCCGCTGACCGCCGCATGACCCGCGCCCAGTGTATGGTGCGCCAGGGTGGGGTTGCCGAAGCCATCCATACCTATGGCGATCAACCGACCCCGTCGCTAATCATCGTCGAAAGCCATTCGCGTGGCCGCGACCTGATGAACGAACTGACCGATCTGGCTCAGGTTTGTGATGCCGGCACCAAAGTCGTGGTTATCGGCGCCCACAACGACATCCAGCTTTACCGCGAACTCATGCGTCAGGGCGTCAGCGAATATATGGTGGCACCGGTACAGCCGCTGCAAGTCATCAAGGCCATCGCGTCACTGTTTACCGATCCTGATACCCCGTTTATCGGACGCGCGATTGCCTTTGTCGGTGCACGCGGCGGGGCCGGATCATCGTCACTGGCCCACAATTTTGCCTACAACCTGTCGGAAAGCCTTCAGGCCAACACGGTCATTGTCGATTACGACCTACCCTTTGGCACCGCCGGTCTCGATTTCAATCAGGACCCGTTGCAGGGCATGGCCGATGCGCTCAATGAGCCCGACCGCCTCGATTCGGTGCTGCTCGACCGGATGCTGACCAAGTGCGGAGAGCGCCTGTCACTGTTTTCCGCCCCTGCGTCGCTCGATCAGGACTATACTGCCGGCGAAGACGCCTATGAGGACGTGACCCGTAAAATCCGCTCATCCGCCCCCTATATTGTCATGGATCTGCCCCATGTCTGGACGCCGTGGCTTAAGAAAAACCTGATTACGGCTGACGATGTGGTCATTGTGGCGACACCCGATCTGGCGTCACTGCGCAATGCCAAGAACATTGTCGACCTCCTGAAAACCTACCGCCCCAATGACGCCGCCCCTAAGCTGGTGCTCAATCAGACCGACATGCCGGGCCGTCCGGAAATTCCGGTTAAGGATTTCACCGCCGCCATTGGCCTGACGCCTTCCGCCGTGATTCCCTTTGATGCCAAGCTGTTCGGTCAGGCCTCCAACAACGGTCAGATGATTGCCGAATGTGCCCCGACCTCAAAAGTGCATGAGGCCATGACCCAGTTGACGGCGATGCTTACCGGCCGCCAGGTCGAGGTCAAAGCCCCGAAGTCCCTTTTCGCCAAGCTGTTCAGGAAGTGA
- a CDS encoding CpaD family pilus assembly lipoprotein gives MKTLSLPAIILGAITLTACASDGQPTAVAPLLPTSQYSLDAEAREEAPVHLRFSVDRLSINQMTALDKLSTRAAATDIIITTGPRPTSEGYGRLVTDYLVAQGVDPRSVSYRTVTEHPADIVSLTLVSYRARNLDCNRSWENLSRTASNTPHSNFGCAVTANMAAQIADPRDIATPVATTPADAGRKTTVIDKYRKGEVTSSADNAAAASAISDAVK, from the coding sequence ATGAAAACCCTATCACTCCCGGCGATTATTCTTGGTGCCATCACCCTCACCGCCTGCGCCAGTGATGGGCAGCCGACTGCAGTGGCCCCGCTTTTGCCAACCTCACAATACAGCTTAGACGCCGAAGCCCGCGAAGAGGCGCCGGTGCATTTGCGCTTTTCGGTGGATCGCCTGTCGATCAATCAGATGACCGCACTCGATAAGCTGAGCACGCGCGCGGCGGCGACCGACATCATCATCACCACCGGCCCGCGCCCCACGTCGGAAGGCTATGGCCGACTGGTCACTGATTATCTGGTGGCACAGGGCGTCGATCCGCGCTCAGTCAGCTACCGCACCGTGACGGAACATCCCGCCGATATCGTCTCGCTGACGCTGGTCAGCTACCGCGCCCGTAACCTTGACTGCAACCGGTCGTGGGAGAACCTGTCGCGCACGGCCAGCAACACCCCACACAGCAATTTCGGCTGCGCCGTCACGGCTAATATGGCAGCTCAGATTGCTGACCCGCGCGATATCGCTACACCGGTCGCCACGACACCTGCCGATGCGGGCCGTAAGACCACCGTCATCGATAAATACCGTAAGGGCGAAGTCACTTCCTCTGCCGATAATGCCGCCGCCGCTTCGGCCATTTCCGACGCGGTCAAGTAA
- a CDS encoding type II and III secretion system protein family protein, giving the protein MNKLKPFTITAFMAAAALVCAGHSASAQSGLGVTTQSGNVKSQVLNLPKGRSAIVDLPVEARDVFVSNPAVADAVLKTPKRIFVLGVAPGQSDAIFFDGLGRQILNLNIRVDAPTDQLSDTISRLFPGAKVEAQSLNGKILLSGLVSSNGEAEQIQRLAASFVTKPEDVINMLSIRGQDQVMLKVRVAEVQRSTIKQLGFDTNAIIGRLGGDNFTFSNSPGYSINGTLSGGAAGNYVKTDPNTTGLSGVDATIEAFERVGLLRTLAEPNLTAVSGEAAKFLAGGEFPVPTGQDNQGRVSVEFKPFGVGLGFTPVVLSSGRISLKLSTEVSELSANGSISITDTLSVPAISVRRVETSVEMASGSSLMIAGLLQSEYRQAIDALPGMTTLPVIGTLFRSRDFLNRETELVVIVTPYLVSPTQPDSLQTPADNLQAAHDLSTAFIGNMNKVIKDRGGHPQSSAPSGAAYQAPVGYVIE; this is encoded by the coding sequence ATGAATAAGTTGAAACCCTTCACGATTACCGCTTTCATGGCCGCCGCAGCTCTCGTCTGCGCCGGTCATTCGGCGTCTGCCCAATCGGGCCTTGGGGTCACGACCCAGAGCGGCAACGTCAAATCTCAGGTACTCAACCTACCCAAGGGCCGCTCGGCCATTGTCGATCTGCCGGTCGAAGCGCGCGATGTGTTCGTGTCCAACCCCGCCGTGGCTGATGCCGTGCTGAAAACGCCTAAGCGCATTTTCGTGCTGGGCGTGGCACCCGGTCAGTCTGACGCCATCTTCTTTGACGGTCTGGGCCGTCAGATCCTCAACCTCAATATCCGCGTCGATGCGCCGACCGATCAGTTGAGCGACACGATTTCGCGCTTGTTCCCCGGCGCTAAGGTCGAGGCCCAGAGCCTTAATGGCAAGATTCTGTTGTCCGGTCTGGTGTCCAGCAATGGTGAGGCCGAACAGATACAGCGTCTGGCCGCCTCCTTCGTGACCAAGCCCGAAGACGTGATTAATATGCTGTCCATCCGCGGGCAGGATCAGGTGATGCTTAAGGTGCGCGTGGCCGAAGTCCAGCGCTCAACCATCAAACAATTGGGCTTTGATACCAATGCCATTATCGGACGGCTGGGTGGCGATAATTTCACCTTCTCTAACAGCCCCGGTTACAGCATCAACGGCACCTTATCGGGCGGCGCGGCGGGCAACTATGTCAAGACCGATCCCAATACCACGGGCTTGAGCGGCGTCGATGCTACTATCGAAGCGTTCGAACGCGTCGGCCTGTTGCGCACCCTGGCCGAACCGAACCTGACCGCCGTATCGGGCGAAGCCGCCAAGTTTTTGGCCGGTGGTGAATTCCCTGTGCCAACCGGTCAGGACAATCAGGGCCGCGTGTCAGTTGAGTTCAAGCCTTTCGGTGTGGGCTTAGGCTTCACGCCGGTCGTGCTGTCCAGCGGCCGCATTTCGCTTAAACTGTCGACCGAAGTGTCTGAACTGTCCGCCAACGGATCGATCTCAATCACCGATACCTTAAGTGTGCCCGCTATCTCCGTGCGCCGGGTTGAGACCAGTGTTGAAATGGCCTCCGGGTCTTCGCTGATGATCGCGGGCCTCCTACAATCGGAATATCGCCAGGCGATTGATGCCCTGCCCGGCATGACCACCCTGCCGGTCATCGGGACCCTGTTCCGGTCGCGCGACTTTCTGAACCGTGAAACCGAACTGGTTGTGATTGTAACGCCTTATCTGGTGTCCCCGACCCAGCCTGATTCCCTGCAAACCCCGGCCGATAATCTTCAGGCTGCCCACGACCTGTCCACCGCCTTTATCGGCAATATGAACAAGGTCATCAAGGATCGCGGTGGCCATCCGCAATCGTCTGCCCCTTCCGGTGCCGCCTATCAGGCGCCGGTTGGCTATGTGATCGAGTAG
- the cpaB gene encoding Flp pilus assembly protein CpaB: MKASRIVVFGVAAIAALLLAFVVRGLVAGKGSKAASAQVAVAAVQVPTVKVLVAARDLKPGERLAEADLTWMEWPEASLTPAYVTDGHVTTPLPPEEETKVEAKVKTAAKKAGDAAEKALAPTAGMEAYLNGVVREEITKNEPITDRKIVRADEGGFMAVMLESGKRAMAVPISAENAAAGFVLPGDRVDIMVSREIQRPNGGGNLQVVEPVLRNIKVLAIDQNLQAAADQQTVIGATATLELSPEDGQALALARSQGSLSLMLRSYADAGGASGRVNSQETQMATNTVRVFRNGQASEVSVAR; this comes from the coding sequence ATGAAGGCATCACGCATCGTCGTGTTCGGGGTGGCTGCGATTGCAGCCCTACTGCTGGCCTTTGTCGTGCGCGGACTGGTCGCCGGTAAGGGCTCGAAAGCTGCCTCGGCTCAGGTCGCGGTCGCCGCTGTGCAGGTGCCGACCGTCAAGGTTCTGGTCGCCGCCCGCGATCTCAAGCCCGGTGAACGTCTGGCCGAAGCCGACCTGACCTGGATGGAATGGCCCGAGGCCTCATTGACGCCCGCCTATGTCACTGATGGCCACGTCACCACGCCCTTGCCGCCCGAAGAAGAAACCAAGGTCGAGGCCAAGGTTAAAACCGCCGCTAAAAAAGCCGGTGACGCCGCCGAAAAGGCCCTCGCCCCCACGGCAGGCATGGAAGCTTACCTCAACGGCGTCGTGCGCGAAGAGATCACCAAGAACGAGCCGATCACCGACCGCAAAATCGTGCGCGCCGACGAAGGCGGCTTCATGGCGGTTATGCTGGAATCCGGTAAGCGCGCCATGGCGGTGCCGATTTCGGCTGAAAATGCCGCGGCGGGCTTTGTGCTGCCGGGCGACCGCGTTGACATCATGGTCAGCCGCGAAATCCAGCGCCCTAACGGCGGCGGCAACCTGCAGGTGGTTGAGCCGGTCCTGCGCAATATCAAGGTTCTGGCCATCGATCAGAACCTTCAGGCGGCTGCCGATCAGCAAACCGTCATCGGTGCTACCGCCACACTGGAGCTTAGCCCCGAAGATGGTCAGGCTCTGGCTCTGGCCCGCTCTCAGGGGTCTTTGTCGTTGATGCTGCGCTCATATGCTGATGCCGGGGGTGCCAGCGGGCGGGTAAATTCTCAGGAAACGCAGATGGCCACCAACACCGTGCGCGTCTTCCGCAACGGTCAGGCATCGGAGGTCTCAGTCGCCCGATGA
- a CDS encoding A24 family peptidase, with protein MNSMMIAGIVFLLIFPACLIWAAISDLRTMTISNRLCLILAGGFYPAALLLGLSPVMIGLHTLLAFIVLLAGMGMFAAGWMGGGDAKLMTAASLWLGLSAALPFVFYVALMGGALTLVFLILRKLFKRHTDTMSGWQQRLMTDKGGIPYGVAIFAGALMAAPSGALFKLAGL; from the coding sequence ATGAACTCGATGATGATCGCTGGTATTGTCTTTCTCCTTATCTTTCCGGCCTGCCTGATCTGGGCGGCGATCAGCGATCTGCGCACCATGACCATTTCCAACCGCCTGTGCCTTATTCTGGCCGGCGGTTTTTATCCGGCCGCCTTGTTGCTGGGTCTGAGCCCGGTTATGATCGGCCTTCATACCTTACTGGCGTTTATCGTGCTTTTGGCGGGTATGGGCATGTTCGCGGCCGGATGGATGGGCGGCGGCGACGCCAAGCTGATGACGGCGGCCAGTTTATGGCTGGGCCTGAGTGCCGCCCTGCCGTTCGTGTTCTATGTCGCCCTGATGGGCGGGGCACTGACCTTGGTTTTCCTGATCCTGCGCAAGCTGTTTAAACGCCACACCGACACCATGTCCGGATGGCAGCAGCGCCTGATGACCGATAAGGGCGGCATACCTTATGGGGTCGCGATCTTTGCGGGGGCCCTTATGGCCGCCCCCAGCGGCGCGTTATTCAAACTGGCGGGGCTGTAA
- a CDS encoding Flp family type IVb pilin, which translates to MITKFTRDDRGATAIEYGLIAAIIALGIFTAIGAVINKSNGIFSFISDSLPVETSETPENPPS; encoded by the coding sequence ATGATCACTAAATTCACTCGTGATGATCGCGGTGCAACAGCCATAGAATATGGACTAATAGCGGCAATAATTGCTTTAGGGATATTCACGGCAATTGGTGCCGTAATTAATAAATCGAATGGTATTTTTTCTTTCATTTCAGACTCGCTTCCAGTCGAAACAAGTGAAACGCCCGAAAACCCGCCATCTTAA
- a CDS encoding Flp family type IVb pilin, with the protein MIKFVKSFAKNESGATAIEYGLIAALIAVALITVLGTMSTKLQDTFQSVEDALPGNEAAAPETPAT; encoded by the coding sequence ATGATCAAGTTTGTAAAGTCTTTCGCCAAGAACGAATCCGGCGCTACAGCCATTGAATATGGTCTGATCGCTGCCCTTATCGCCGTAGCCCTGATCACGGTTCTGGGCACAATGAGCACTAAGCTTCAAGATACGTTCCAAAGCGTAGAAGACGCTCTGCCAGGCAACGAAGCCGCTGCACCTGAAACTCCGGCCACCTAA
- a CDS encoding pilus assembly protein N-terminal domain-containing protein, translating into MTRKLKAALSVFGVCALMAAAPVQAAQKLQIEKNHATRIALSAPAGNVIVGNPDIADVTVVDTRTIFIVGRSFGRSGVTITDKYGRVIFDGDVVVAQASNAKGVVTVYKGLKSSSVVCAATCQTQDDMSGVVSSTEVASVP; encoded by the coding sequence ATGACCCGTAAACTTAAAGCGGCCCTATCTGTGTTTGGTGTCTGCGCCCTTATGGCGGCGGCTCCGGTGCAGGCGGCGCAAAAGCTTCAGATCGAAAAGAACCATGCCACCCGCATCGCCTTATCGGCGCCCGCGGGCAATGTCATTGTCGGCAATCCCGATATCGCCGATGTCACCGTGGTCGATACGCGCACTATATTCATCGTCGGGCGCAGCTTTGGACGCTCAGGCGTCACCATCACCGATAAGTATGGCCGGGTGATCTTTGACGGCGATGTCGTCGTGGCTCAGGCCTCAAACGCCAAGGGCGTCGTTACCGTCTATAAGGGCTTGAAATCGTCATCGGTCGTTTGCGCCGCCACCTGCCAGACCCAGGACGATATGTCAGGCGTGGTGAGCTCCACCGAAGTGGCCTCGGTCCCATAA
- a CDS encoding TadE/TadG family type IV pilus assembly protein, giving the protein MFAVVRRYRSWLTAARVRARAGLRDRKGSAAVEFALIAGPLILLIFGCLELALFIIVSVMLDNATQSAAREIRMGILTGENSDATSFRQQICDNMGWVAAATCMEDLQIDVETFDNFAMVDLTPPIEEGEFEEANFSYDLGGSSQIQLVSAYYSYSLITPILSAGMSTLSNGDAVLTTQVVFRNEPF; this is encoded by the coding sequence ATGTTTGCAGTAGTGCGGCGTTACAGATCATGGCTGACAGCGGCGCGGGTACGGGCGCGTGCGGGACTGCGCGACCGCAAAGGCAGTGCGGCGGTCGAATTTGCCCTGATCGCCGGGCCGCTGATCCTGCTGATTTTCGGCTGTCTGGAACTGGCGCTATTTATTATCGTTAGCGTGATGCTGGATAATGCCACTCAGTCGGCAGCGCGTGAAATCCGTATGGGTATACTAACCGGCGAGAATTCCGATGCCACCAGCTTTCGTCAGCAAATCTGCGACAATATGGGCTGGGTCGCGGCGGCCACCTGCATGGAAGACCTTCAGATCGATGTCGAAACCTTCGACAATTTCGCGATGGTTGACCTGACCCCGCCGATCGAGGAGGGGGAGTTTGAGGAAGCCAATTTCAGCTACGATCTGGGTGGGTCCAGCCAGATCCAACTGGTCAGCGCCTATTATTCCTACAGCCTGATCACGCCGATCCTGAGTGCCGGCATGTCGACCTTGTCGAACGGGGACGCGGTTTTGACCACCCAGGTCGTCTTTAGAAATGAGCCGTTCTGA